The Desulfovibrio sp. Fe33 genome includes the window TTTAATCACGGCGTTATCCTTCTACTTTCTGGGAGTGGATACCGACACGCCGCGCAAGGAGGAAACCTCTTCAGCGCTTCGCAGGGACTCCAATCCGGCCATGGTGGCACGCAACACGTTGTGCGGGTTGTTGGTGCCGATGGCCTTGGTCAGGATGTCATGGACGCCAACGGCTTCCATGATCGCACGAACGGGACCGCCGGCGATGATGCCGGTGCCTCGGCTGGCGGGCTTGAGCATAACTCGGCCCGCGCCGTAGCGTCCCAGGACCTCATACGGCAGGGTGCCGTCCAGCAGAGGAACATTGATCATGTTCTTCTTGGCCCGTTCACTGGCCTTGCGGATGGCTTCGGGCACTTCGTTGGCTTTACCAAGTCCGTAACCGACTCCTCCCTCACCATCGCCGACGACCACCAGGCAGCTGAAGCTGAAACGGCGGCCACCCTTGACAACCTTGGCGACGCGATTGAGGTAGACGATTTTTTCAATCAATCCACTTTCATTCTGTTCCATTGTTCTTTCCTGGTGACTAGAATTTCAGCCCGCCTTCACGGGCGCCGTCGGCAAGAGCTTTGATCTTGCCGTGATAGATATATCCGTTCCGGTCGAAGACGCAGGTCTCAATCTGCTTGGCCAGGGCGGCTTCGGCGATAGCCTTGCCCACCTTGGAAGCGGAGTCCTTGTTGGCCTTCAGAGTTTCGCCGTCCTTGTTCAGCACCTGAGTGCTGGTGGAAGCGAGCGTCACACCGTTTTCGTCATCGACCAACTGAGCATAGAGATGCTGGTTGGAGCGATAGACGACCAAACGGGGCCGAACTTCGGTACCGGAGATCTTCTTTCTGATGCGGGGCTTGCGAAGAAGCCGCTGTGCATTCTTGCTTTTGCTCATGACTTTACCCCTACTTGGAACCGGACTTACCGGCCTTACGGCGAATGACTTCGTCGAGATACTTGATGCCCTTGCCCTTGTAGGGTTCCGGCAGGCGCACACGACGAATCTGAGCCGCAACTTCACCGACAAGCTGCTTGTCGATGCCCTCGATGGTCAGCTTGGAGCCTTCCACCTTGGCTTCCAGGCCGGCGGGAAGATCGAACTCCACCGGATGGGAATACCCGACGTTGAGCACGACTTTCTTGCCCTGCACGGACACCTTGTAACCAACGCCGATGACTTCCAGGGTCTTGGTAAAGCCCTTGGTCACGCCGTCCACGCAGTTGGCGAGCAGGGTCCTGCGAAGACCGTGCTGGCCGCGGGAGCGACGGGAATCATCCGCGCGGGAAACGTACACCTTGCCATCCTCCACCTTATACTCAACGGACGGATCGACCGGAGTATTCAAGGAGCCCTTGGGACCCTTGACCTGGATTTCGGAGGCTCCGACAGACACCTCGACACCCGAGGGGATGTCGATGGGATTCTTTCCTATACGAGACATAACGGAACCTCTTTACCAGATTTCGCAGAGCAGCTCGCCGCCGACATTGGCCTCTTTGGCCTTGGCGCCTTCAAGCAGCCCTTTGGAGGTGGACACGATACAAATACCGATGCCGTTCTGGACTCGGGGGATATCAGAAGCACCAACGTACACACGGCGACCGGGCTTGCTGACCTTACGCAGGCCAGTGATAAGCGGTTTGCCGTCGGCGTACTTGAGGGTAATACTGATGTCCCTGTCCTCGACAGCGTAGTCGGCGATATAACCTTCTTCCTTCAGGATACCCGCGATCGAGGACTTCATCTTGGAAGCCGGTACGGCGACATCGGTATGATAAGCGCAGTACGCATTCCGGATGCGGGTCAACATGTCGGCTACAGGATCAACAACAGCCATTTCGATTCTCCTTAATTACCAGCTCGCCTTGCGGACGCCGGGCAGTTCGCCGGCGAGAGCCTTGTTGCGGAAGCAGATACGGCAAATTCCGTACCGCCTCAGGAAAGCCCGAGGACGGCCACAAATCGGGCACCGATTGTAAGCGCGGACCTTGAACTTGGGTTTGCGGCTTGCCTTAACGCGTAAGCTTGTCTTGGCCACTTTCCGTCCTCCTACTTTTTAAAGGGCATGCCAAGGAGGTCAAGAAGGGTCTTGCCTTCCTTGTCGGTCTTGGCCGTGGTGGTCACGGTCACGTTCATGCCCTTCACCAACTCCACCTTGTCGATGTCAAGCTCGGGGAAGATGGTGTGTTCCTTGATGCCCATGGTGAAGTTACCACGACCGTCGAAACCGCGGTCGGGTACGCCGCGAAAATCGCGGACCCGGGGCAGAGCGAAGCTCACGAGCTTGTCATAAAAGTCCCACATGCGGTCGCCGCGAAGGGTGACGCGGCAACCGACCGGCTGGCCCTCGCGCAGCTTGAACTGCGCGATGGACTTCTTGGCCAGGGTGACCACGGCCTTCTGGCCGGAAACGGCGGTCAGTTCCTCGACAGCGGCATCAATGAGCTTGCTGTTCTGGCTGGCGGCACCGAGACCGATATTCAGGGAGATCTTCACGATTTTGGGGATCTCCATGGCCGAGGTGTAACCGTACTCCTTCTGGAGCTCGGGGACGACCTTTTCGTTATACAACTTTTCGAGACGTGTCATACTGATACCTATTTGAAGGTCTCGTTGCACTTCTTGCAGAAGCGCACCTTCTTACCGTCTTCAGTCTTCTTGTACCCTACCCGCGTGGGCTTGGTGCATGCGTCGCAGACCACAGCCACATTGGATACATGGATAGGGGCTTCCTTCTCGATAATGCCGCCGGGCTGCTGGGCATAGGGATTGGCCTTGGTATGGCGCTGGACCATGTTAACCTTCTCGACCAGGACCTTGTCCTGCTTCTTGAAGATCTTCAAGACCTTGCCGACCTTTCCCTTGTCCTTCCCGGCGATGACCATGACCTTGTCGTCTTTACGGATTTTAGTCTTCATCATCATTTCCTTACAGAACCTCGGGAGCGAGGGAAACGATCTTCATAAAACCGGCGGCGCGCAGCTCACGAGCCACGGGACCGAAGATACGGGTCCCGACGGGCTCAAGGTTGTTGTTGAGCAGCACGGCGGAATTGTTGTCGAACTTGATGAAGGAGCCATCGGGACGACCGAGTTCCTTCTTCGTGCGAACGACAACCGCCTTCATGACCGAGCCCTTCTTCACCTTGGAATGGGGCATGGCCTCTTTGACGGACACTACGATAATATCTCCGACGCTGGCATAGCGGCGCTTGGAACCACCGAGCACCTTGATGCAGGCGACCTTCTTGGCCCCGGAGTTGTCAGCGACATCGAGATTGGATTCAACCTGAATCATGTGATTTCCTCCTAATCCCTAGACGGCTTTTTCGAGGATCTTCACCAGGTGCCAGCGCTTGCGCTTGGACATGGGCCTCGATTCGACAATCTGCACCGTATCGCCAACACCGCAATCATTGGCCGGATCATGGGCCATGAACTTTTTGCGGCGGCGGATGTACTTCTTCAGCAGCGGATGCTTCACCAGGGTCTCGACACGAACGACAATGGTCTTGTCTGCCTTGTCGGAGATGACCAGGCCGGTGAGCAGGCGCTTGTTGCCTTGGTATTTGAACTCAGCCATTTCTTAAGCTCCCTGTCGTTCCCGCTGAATAGTCAGGATACGGGCGATGGTCTTCTTGACGCCGGACAGAGCCTTGGTGTTCTCCAACTGAGCGGTCGCATGCTTGAAACGCATGGAGAAGAGCTCATGCTGGGATTCCTTCAGCTTCTCAGCCAGTTTGACGTCATCCAATTCACGAAGTTCTTTGGAAGTCATCTTACAGACCCTCCTTCACAACGATGGTCGTCTTGATCGGCAGCTTGTAGGAAGCGCGCTTGAGGGCTTCCTTGGCGAGCTCGATGTCGACGCCCTTCACTTCGTACATGATGCGGCCCGGTTTCACCGGCGCGACCCAACCGTCGGGAGCGCCTTTACCCTTGCCCTGACGGACTTCCGCGGGCTTGGAGGTGGTGGGGTGATCAGGGAAGATGCGAATCCAGACCTTACCGCCGCGCTTGATGTGACGCATGATGGCGACACGAGCGGACTCAATCTGCTGGTTGGTGATCTTTCCGTGCTCCAATGCCTTCAGCCCGATATCGCCGAAGGACACTATGTTACCCCGTTGGGCCTTGCCTCTGAGTCGGCCTTTTTGCCATTTTCTGAATTTAACTCTTTTTGGAGCAAGCATTACTATTGTACCTCTTTGTCCAGGATCTCACCTTTGAAGATCCAGACCTTGACACCGATGACGCCGTAAGTAGTGGAAGCTTCGGCGAAACCGTAGTCGATGTCGGCACGAAGGGTGTGCAGGGGCACACGCCCATCACGGTACCATTCGCCACGTGCAATTTCAGCTCCGGCCAAACGGCCGGCACACGCGACTTTGATACCCTCGGCGCCGAATTTCCTGGCAAGGCCCACCGTGCGCTTCATGGCACGGCGGAAGGCAATACGGCGTTCGAGCTGCTGGGCAATGTTCTCAGCTACGAGCTGAGCTTCAACCTCCGGTCGACGGATCTCGTTGACCTCAATGGTGAACTCGGTTTGAAACTTGTTGCGCAACTCTTCACGCAACTTTTCTATCTCTACACCCTTGCGACCGATGACGATACCGGGACGCGCGGTGTGGATGATCAGGCGAATCTTGCCGCCGGCCCGCTCGATCTCGAGACGGGAAACGCCGGCCTGATACAGTTTTTTCTTGACGAACTTACGGACCTGGTCGTCCTGGAAGACGAACGCAGGGTAATCCTTTTTGCTGTACCAGCGGGACAGCCAGTTCTTGTTATACCCCAGACGAAAACCGTAAGGATGTACTTTCTGTCCCATACTACTGTTCCTTGACTACGATGGTAATGTGACTGGTACGCTTCCTGACGCGAAAGGCGCGGCCCATGGCGCGCGGCTGGATACGCTTCCAGGTGGGACCTTCGTTGACCACGACCGACTCGACGATCAGAGAGTCAACGTCAACACCAGGCATCTGTTCCGCGTTGGAGACGGCAGAGTACAGCACCTTGCTGAGAATGGCGGCGGGCTTCTGCGGAGTGAACCGGAGGATGTTCAGAGCATCCTCTACGCCCTTGCCCTTGATGTTCTCGGCAACGATGCGGGTCTTGCGCGGAGACACGCGGATGAACTTGGCTACTGCTTTAGCTTCCATTATCTACTCCCCCTACTTTTTCTTGTCGGCGACGTGGCCGAAGTAGGTACGGGTCGGGGAGAATTCACCCAGCTTGTGACCGACCATGTTTTCGGTCACGAACACGGGGATGAACTTACGGCCGTTGTGGACAGCGAAAGTCATGCCGACCATCTCGGGGACGATCGTGGAACGGCGGGACCAGGTCTTGATCACGCGGCGGTCCTGATTTTCGGCAGCCACTTGGATTTTCTTTATCAGGGAACCGTCGAGGAACGGGCCCTTTTTAAGAGATCTAGGCATTGGTTATACTCCTACTTCTGGCCGCGGCGTTTGACGATGAGCTTCGAGGAAGCCTTCTTCCTGTTCCGGGTCTTGTAACCCTTCGCCGGGGTACCCCACGGGGACACCGGATGGCGACCACCGGAACTACGGCCCTCACCACCACCCAGCGGGTGATCGATCGGGTTCATTGCCACACCACGGACCTTCGGGCGACGGCCAAGCCAACGATTGCGTCCGGCCTTACCGATCTTGATGTTCTCGTGTTGAATGTTTCCAACCTGGCCGATGGTCGCGCAGCAGGTGGCCAGCACCTTGCGGACTTCGCCGGAGGGCATACGCAGCAGCGCGTACTTGCCTTCCTTGGCGATCAGCTGGGCATACGTGCCGGCGGAACGGCAGAACTGGCCGCCCTTGCCCGGGTACAACTCAATGTTGTGCACGATGGTACCGGTCGGAACCTGAGTCAGCTGCATAGCGTTGCCAGGCTTGATGTCGGCACCTTCGCCAGCGGCGATGACGTCGCCCTGGTTCAGGCCGACAGGGGCCAGGATGTAACGCTTCTCGCCGTCGGCATAATGAAGCAGGGCGATACGGGCGCTGCGGTTCGGATCGTATTCGATCTCAGCAACCTTGGCGGGAACGCCGACCTTGTTCCGCTTGAAGTCGATCAAACGGTACAGGGACTTGTTGCCGCCGCCGCGACGACGCATGGTCACGCGGCCGTTGTTGTTGCGTCCGGACTTCTTGGTCAGGCCTTTTGTCAGCGACTTCTCGGGAGTGGTCCGGGTAATCTCCGCAAAATCGGAAACGGTCTGGAACCGGCGTCCCGGAGAAGTAGGCTTCAGCTTACGGGTTGCCATGGGTTACACTCCTTCGAAGATTTCGATTTTATCACCAGCGGCAAGCTTGACGTAGGCCTTCTTGTAACCGGGGATACGACCACCGGTGAGTCGGCCGAACTTCTTGCGGGGCATGGCTTTCTTGCTCACGATATTCACGGACTCGACTTTGACGTCAAAGGCTGCTTCAACGGCCTTCTTCACCTCGATCTTGTTGGAGTCGGGGTGGACGTAAAAAGAGACGTGATTGGATTGCTCCTTGGCGTCGTTGGCCTTCTCGGAGACCACGGGCTTGAGCAGGACTTTCGAATAATCCATTACTTCAACCTCTCTTGAACGTCTTGGGCGGCGGACTCGAGCATAACCAGCTCGGGGTACAGCAGCACGTCGTAAACATTCAGCTTGTCGGCCTCAATGACCTTGATGTGCGGCATGTTGCGCGCGGACATCGTCAGGGTCGAATCGGCATCCTTGGCGACGATCAACGTCTTGTTCAGGCCGAGGTTCTTGGCGACTTCAGCAAAGGCCTTGGTCTTGATCTCGGGGAGATCGATGGACTTGACCACCGTCATCTTCGCTTCGGAGACGCGGGAGGACAGAGCCATCTTAAGGGCCAGCTTGCGCACCTTCTTGTTGACCTTGAAGGTGTAGTCGCGGGGCTGCGGGCCGAACACGGCGGCACCACCGCGCCACAGGGGCGAACGGGTGGAACCGGCGCGGGCGCGACCGGTGCCCTTCTGGCGCCACGGCTTGCGGCCGCCGCCGGTCTTCAGGGCACGGTTCTTGGTGGCATGGGTGCCCTGGCGCTGCGAGGCGCGCTGGGCGCGAACGACCTGGTTGAGGATTTCGGGCATGATCTCAACCTCGAAAACCTCGGGAGCCAGCTCGAAGTCGCCCACCTTATTGTTATTCTGATCTACAACTTGAATTTTTGCCATGACGTATACCTCTTAGCCGTTCTTGCGGATCATGACGAGGCCATTGTTGGGGCCGGGAACCTGGCCCTTAACCACGAGGACGTTGTCCTCGGGCCTGACATCGACGATTTCCACGTTGCTCAAGGTCACGCGTGCGTTACCCATCTGGCCGGGCATTCTCTTGCCCTTCCAGACACGGCCGGGGTAGGTCGCGTTACCGACGGAACCGGGAACGCGATGCACCTTCTCGGCACCATGGGAGGCGCGGGAGCCAGCGAAGTTGTGACGCTTCATGACGCCCTGGAACCCCTTACCCTTGGAGGTACCGGTAACCTTGACCTTCTCACCGGCGGCAAAGATGTCGACGGTGATTTCCTGGCCCAGCTCATAGCCTTCCACGACCTCGAGGGGGAATTCCTTGAGGAGGCGGTACAGGTCTTTGCCTGCCTTGGCCATGTGGCCCTTCATGGGCTTGTTCACCTTGCGTTCGGGAATGGAGTCATAACCGAGCTGCAGGGCGTTGTAGCCTTCCTTGTCAGTGGTTTTGATCTGCATGACCGGGCAAGGACCAGCCTCGATAACGGTCACGGGGCAGATGGTACCATCGTCCTTGAATATGCGGGTCATGCCCAGCTTTCTGCCAAGCAATCCGAGAGTCTTAGCCATAACTATACTCCTAGAGCTTGATCTCGACGTCCACACCGGCGGGCAGCGAAAGCTTGCCCAGGGCGTCAACAGTCTGCTGAGTGGGTTCAAGAATATCCAGAAGACGCTTGTGAATGCGCATTTCAAACTGCTCGCGGGACTTCTTGTCCACGTGAACGGATTTCTGGACGGTGGTACGATGAATGTCGGTGGGCAGCGGCACGGGGCCGGCAATAGCCGCACCAGTATTCCGGGCGGTGTCAACGATTTCGGTGACAGCCTTGTCCAGAATACGGTAATCGTATGCTCTCAGTTTAATTCTGATGCGATCGCTCGCCATCGAAGCAGCCATAGTGCTTTCTCCTCAAAGGATTTATCTTTACCGCGCCCGAAAGAAAAAGGCGCCGAACCATGCGGCGGACGGGTTGAATACACCCGCTCCGCAGCACTGTCAAGCAAAGGGAAAATCCTCGGCTCTACGTTTAATCGTTTCCTTTCATCAATTCTTCGGCCAAATTGCTCGGCAACCGCTCGTAATGATCGAACTGCATGGTGAAGGTGGCCCGGCCCTGGGTCTTCGAACGAAGATCCGTGGCGTAACCGAACATCTCGGACAGCGGCACGAAGGACCGAATGACCTGCACGCCGGTGCGGGCTTCCATTTCGCCCACGCGGCCGCGTCGGCCGTTCAAGTCGCCCATGACATCGCCGAGGTAGTCCTCGGGGGTAACAACTTCAACAGACATGATCGGTTCGAGCAGCACCGGCTTGGCGCCTCTGCAGGCTTCCTTGATGGCCAGAGAACCGGCGATGTAGAAGGCCTGCTCGCTGGAGTCGACTTCATGGTAGGAGCCGAAAACCAACTTGACCTTAACATCGACGACCGGGAATCCGGCCGAGATGCCGTTCTTCATGGCATCCTGGATGCCCTTGTCAACAGCGGGAATGTATTCCTTGGGAATCACGCCGCCCTTGATCTCGTCAACGAACTCGTAGCCCTTCTCGGGGTTGGGCTCGACTTCGATGACGACGTGGCCGTACTGACCACGGCCGCCAGACTGCTTGGCATGTTTGACATCAACCTTGTTCGGCGCGGAGATGGTCTCTCGGTAGGCAACGCGGGGCGCGCCCACGTTGGCGTTCACGTTGAACTCGCGCAGCAGGCGGTCAACGATGATTTCGAGATGCAACTCACCCATTCCGGCGATCAGGGTCTGTCCGGTCTCCTCGTCGCCCTTGACGCGGAAGGACGGATCCTCCTTGGCCAGCTTGACGAGAGCGGCGGACAGGGTGTCGCGGTCTGCCTTGGTCTTGGGTTCGATGGCCACTTCGATAACCGGCTCCGGGATGTCCAGGGACTCCAGAACCACGGCGCGCTTGAGGTCGCACAGGGTATCGCCGGTGGCCACGTTCTTGAGGCCGACTGCGGCGACGATGTCGCCGGCGTATGCCTCTTTAATTTCCTCACGCTTGTTGGCGTGCATTTTCAGAAGACGACCGATGCGCTCTTTCTTGCCGGTGGCGGCGTTCATGAACGTCGCGCCGGACTCGATCTTTCCGGAATAGAGACGCAGGAAGGTCAGGTGACCGACGAACGGGTCGGTCATGAGCTTGAATGCCAACGCGGCCATGGGCACGTCGTCATCGCAGGGGCACTCGATGACCTCTTCGGTCTTCGGGTCAACGCCCTTCATGATTTCGATGTCCAGCGGGCTGGGCAGGTAATCGACAACGGCGTCGAGCAGGGGCTGCACGCCCTTGTTGCGGAACGCAGTGCCGCAGAGCACAGGGCAAATGGCCAACCGAGTGGTTGCCTTGCGCACGCCTTCACGCAGCTCTTCCGGAGTCAGCTCCTCTTCGGCCATGTACTTCTCGAGGAGGCTTTCATCCTCTTCGGCGACGGCTTCGATCATCTCGGCGCGCATCATCTCATACTGGTCCTGATAGTCGGCCGGTATTTCGGTGGTGGTGAAGCTGGTGCCGTGATCCTTGTGATCGTAGATGTAGGCCTTGCCTTCGATGAGGTCGACGACGCCCTCGAAGTCATCCTCGGCGCCGATGGGCAACTGAAGGGGCACAGGCTTGGCGCCAAGGCGGGTCTTCATCATTTCGACGCAACGGAAGAAGTTGGCGCCGATGCGGTCCATCTTGTTCACGAATGCGATGCGGGGAACGCGGTAACGGTCAGCCTGACGCCAAACGGTCTCAGACTGAGGCTCGACGCCCGCAACGGAGTCGAAGACGGCGACAGCGCCGTCCAGGACGCGCAGGGCACGCTCGACCTCCATGGTAAAGTCCACGTGGCCGGGCGTGTCGATGATGTTGACACGGTGTTCACGCCAAAAACAGGTGGTTGCAGCGGACGTAATGGTGATGCCGCGTTCCTGCTCCTGAACCATCCAGTCCATGGTGGCTTCGCCATCATGGACCTCACCAAGCTTGTGGGACACGCCGGTGTAGAACAGGATTCGCTCGGTAGTGGTAGTCTTGCCCGCATCAATGTGGGCCATGATACCAATATTGCGCTGTTTATCTCTGGGTACTTGTCTCGCCACTGTACTACTCCGTGACTACCAACGGTAGTGAGCGAAAGCCTTGTTGGCTTCAGCCATCTTGTGGGTATCTTCGCGCTTCTTCACAGCGCCGCCACGGTTGTTGTAAGCGTCCAGCAATTCGCCGGACAGGCGGGCAACCATGCCCTTCTCGCCACGGCCGCGGGCGTAGGCGATAGCCCAGCGAATAGCCAGGGCGGTCTGACGGTCGGGACGAACTTCCATGGGCACCTGGTAAGTGGCACCGCCGACACGGCGGGACTTGACTTCCAGAGCAGGACGGATGTTTTCGAGGCACTTTTCAAAAGCGCGCAGGGGATCTTCGTTCGTCTTCTCGGCCAGGATGTCGATGGCCTTGTAGAAAATTCTTTCCGCAGTAGACTTCTTGCCGTCCAGCATCAGACGGTTGATGAAGCGAGTGATGAGCTTGCTGCCGTATACGGGATCCGGCAGGATCTGCCGCTTGGCGACAGGACCTTTGCGAGGCATTTTTTTCTCCTTGAGTTTCGGCCGGGGGGACATTATTTCGGGCAGCCTCCGCCCTACTTTGTCATCCCTCCCCGGGCAATGAAAATGAGGCTATAACCTTATTTCGGGCGCTTGGTGCCGTACTTGGAACGGCCGCGGCGACGATCGTCGACACCGGAGGTATCGAGAGTACCGCGGACGATGTGGTAACGGACACCGGGAAGGTCCTTTACACGGCCGCCGCGGATCAGAACCACGGAGTGTTCCTGCAGGTTATGGCCTTCACCACCGATATAGGCGGTGACTTCCATTCCGTTGGTGAGGCGCACACGGGCGACCTTACGAAGTGCGGAGTTCGGCTTCTTCGGGGTCGTGGTGTACACCCTGG containing:
- a CDS encoding type Z 30S ribosomal protein S14, with protein sequence MAKTSLRVKASRKPKFKVRAYNRCPICGRPRAFLRRYGICRICFRNKALAGELPGVRKASW
- the rplB gene encoding 50S ribosomal protein L2, whose protein sequence is MATRKLKPTSPGRRFQTVSDFAEITRTTPEKSLTKGLTKKSGRNNNGRVTMRRRGGGNKSLYRLIDFKRNKVGVPAKVAEIEYDPNRSARIALLHYADGEKRYILAPVGLNQGDVIAAGEGADIKPGNAMQLTQVPTGTIVHNIELYPGKGGQFCRSAGTYAQLIAKEGKYALLRMPSGEVRKVLATCCATIGQVGNIQHENIKIGKAGRNRWLGRRPKVRGVAMNPIDHPLGGGEGRSSGGRHPVSPWGTPAKGYKTRNRKKASSKLIVKRRGQK
- the rplX gene encoding 50S ribosomal protein L24 codes for the protein MMKTKIRKDDKVMVIAGKDKGKVGKVLKIFKKQDKVLVEKVNMVQRHTKANPYAQQPGGIIEKEAPIHVSNVAVVCDACTKPTRVGYKKTEDGKKVRFCKKCNETFK
- the fusA gene encoding elongation factor G, producing the protein MARQVPRDKQRNIGIMAHIDAGKTTTTERILFYTGVSHKLGEVHDGEATMDWMVQEQERGITITSAATTCFWREHRVNIIDTPGHVDFTMEVERALRVLDGAVAVFDSVAGVEPQSETVWRQADRYRVPRIAFVNKMDRIGANFFRCVEMMKTRLGAKPVPLQLPIGAEDDFEGVVDLIEGKAYIYDHKDHGTSFTTTEIPADYQDQYEMMRAEMIEAVAEEDESLLEKYMAEEELTPEELREGVRKATTRLAICPVLCGTAFRNKGVQPLLDAVVDYLPSPLDIEIMKGVDPKTEEVIECPCDDDVPMAALAFKLMTDPFVGHLTFLRLYSGKIESGATFMNAATGKKERIGRLLKMHANKREEIKEAYAGDIVAAVGLKNVATGDTLCDLKRAVVLESLDIPEPVIEVAIEPKTKADRDTLSAALVKLAKEDPSFRVKGDEETGQTLIAGMGELHLEIIVDRLLREFNVNANVGAPRVAYRETISAPNKVDVKHAKQSGGRGQYGHVVIEVEPNPEKGYEFVDEIKGGVIPKEYIPAVDKGIQDAMKNGISAGFPVVDVKVKLVFGSYHEVDSSEQAFYIAGSLAIKEACRGAKPVLLEPIMSVEVVTPEDYLGDVMGDLNGRRGRVGEMEARTGVQVIRSFVPLSEMFGYATDLRSKTQGRATFTMQFDHYERLPSNLAEELMKGND
- the rpmC gene encoding 50S ribosomal protein L29, which encodes MTSKELRELDDVKLAEKLKESQHELFSMRFKHATAQLENTKALSGVKKTIARILTIQRERQGA
- the rpsQ gene encoding 30S ribosomal protein S17 — translated: MAEFKYQGNKRLLTGLVISDKADKTIVVRVETLVKHPLLKKYIRRRKKFMAHDPANDCGVGDTVQIVESRPMSKRKRWHLVKILEKAV
- the rpsS gene encoding 30S ribosomal protein S19 — encoded protein: MPRSLKKGPFLDGSLIKKIQVAAENQDRRVIKTWSRRSTIVPEMVGMTFAVHNGRKFIPVFVTENMVGHKLGEFSPTRTYFGHVADKKK
- the rplW gene encoding 50S ribosomal protein L23 translates to MDYSKVLLKPVVSEKANDAKEQSNHVSFYVHPDSNKIEVKKAVEAAFDVKVESVNIVSKKAMPRKKFGRLTGGRIPGYKKAYVKLAAGDKIEIFEGV
- the rplC gene encoding 50S ribosomal protein L3 is translated as MAKTLGLLGRKLGMTRIFKDDGTICPVTVIEAGPCPVMQIKTTDKEGYNALQLGYDSIPERKVNKPMKGHMAKAGKDLYRLLKEFPLEVVEGYELGQEITVDIFAAGEKVKVTGTSKGKGFQGVMKRHNFAGSRASHGAEKVHRVPGSVGNATYPGRVWKGKRMPGQMGNARVTLSNVEIVDVRPEDNVLVVKGQVPGPNNGLVMIRKNG
- the rplD gene encoding 50S ribosomal protein L4, coding for MAKIQVVDQNNNKVGDFELAPEVFEVEIMPEILNQVVRAQRASQRQGTHATKNRALKTGGGRKPWRQKGTGRARAGSTRSPLWRGGAAVFGPQPRDYTFKVNKKVRKLALKMALSSRVSEAKMTVVKSIDLPEIKTKAFAEVAKNLGLNKTLIVAKDADSTLTMSARNMPHIKVIEADKLNVYDVLLYPELVMLESAAQDVQERLK
- the rplN gene encoding 50S ribosomal protein L14, encoding MIQVESNLDVADNSGAKKVACIKVLGGSKRRYASVGDIIVVSVKEAMPHSKVKKGSVMKAVVVRTKKELGRPDGSFIKFDNNSAVLLNNNLEPVGTRIFGPVARELRAAGFMKIVSLAPEVL
- the rplR gene encoding 50S ribosomal protein L18 codes for the protein MSKSKNAQRLLRKPRIRKKISGTEVRPRLVVYRSNQHLYAQLVDDENGVTLASTSTQVLNKDGETLKANKDSASKVGKAIAEAALAKQIETCVFDRNGYIYHGKIKALADGAREGGLKF
- the rpsC gene encoding 30S ribosomal protein S3; the protein is MGQKVHPYGFRLGYNKNWLSRWYSKKDYPAFVFQDDQVRKFVKKKLYQAGVSRLEIERAGGKIRLIIHTARPGIVIGRKGVEIEKLREELRNKFQTEFTIEVNEIRRPEVEAQLVAENIAQQLERRIAFRRAMKRTVGLARKFGAEGIKVACAGRLAGAEIARGEWYRDGRVPLHTLRADIDYGFAEASTTYGVIGVKVWIFKGEILDKEVQ
- the rplP gene encoding 50S ribosomal protein L16 — protein: MLAPKRVKFRKWQKGRLRGKAQRGNIVSFGDIGLKALEHGKITNQQIESARVAIMRHIKRGGKVWIRIFPDHPTTSKPAEVRQGKGKGAPDGWVAPVKPGRIMYEVKGVDIELAKEALKRASYKLPIKTTIVVKEGL
- the rplE gene encoding 50S ribosomal protein L5, encoding MTRLEKLYNEKVVPELQKEYGYTSAMEIPKIVKISLNIGLGAASQNSKLIDAAVEELTAVSGQKAVVTLAKKSIAQFKLREGQPVGCRVTLRGDRMWDFYDKLVSFALPRVRDFRGVPDRGFDGRGNFTMGIKEHTIFPELDIDKVELVKGMNVTVTTTAKTDKEGKTLLDLLGMPFKK
- the rplF gene encoding 50S ribosomal protein L6, which translates into the protein MSRIGKNPIDIPSGVEVSVGASEIQVKGPKGSLNTPVDPSVEYKVEDGKVYVSRADDSRRSRGQHGLRRTLLANCVDGVTKGFTKTLEVIGVGYKVSVQGKKVVLNVGYSHPVEFDLPAGLEAKVEGSKLTIEGIDKQLVGEVAAQIRRVRLPEPYKGKGIKYLDEVIRRKAGKSGSK
- the rpsE gene encoding 30S ribosomal protein S5, which translates into the protein MEQNESGLIEKIVYLNRVAKVVKGGRRFSFSCLVVVGDGEGGVGYGLGKANEVPEAIRKASERAKKNMINVPLLDGTLPYEVLGRYGAGRVMLKPASRGTGIIAGGPVRAIMEAVGVHDILTKAIGTNNPHNVLRATMAGLESLRSAEEVSSLRGVSVSTPRK
- the rpsH gene encoding 30S ribosomal protein S8, whose protein sequence is MAVVDPVADMLTRIRNAYCAYHTDVAVPASKMKSSIAGILKEEGYIADYAVEDRDISITLKYADGKPLITGLRKVSKPGRRVYVGASDIPRVQNGIGICIVSTSKGLLEGAKAKEANVGGELLCEIW
- the rpsJ gene encoding 30S ribosomal protein S10 — translated: MAASMASDRIRIKLRAYDYRILDKAVTEIVDTARNTGAAIAGPVPLPTDIHRTTVQKSVHVDKKSREQFEMRIHKRLLDILEPTQQTVDALGKLSLPAGVDVEIKL
- the rplV gene encoding 50S ribosomal protein L22; translation: MEAKAVAKFIRVSPRKTRIVAENIKGKGVEDALNILRFTPQKPAAILSKVLYSAVSNAEQMPGVDVDSLIVESVVVNEGPTWKRIQPRAMGRAFRVRKRTSHITIVVKEQ